The following nucleotide sequence is from Sandaracinaceae bacterium.
TGGAAGGACCAGGCCAAGTTCGACGTCACCGCGAAGAAGCTCGCGAGCCTCTTCAAGAAGAACTTCGAGAAGTACGAGGATCAGGCCAGCGAAGCGATTCGTGGCGCCGGCCCGCGCCTGTGAGCTCGAGAGAGCAGCGCGCCGAGCGCGTCCTCGACCTCGTCGTGGCGGTCCGGGAGGAGCGAGCCTCCCCCGAGGCCGCCGCGCTGCTCCTCGCGCGCGACGCGAAGCCGGAGCTGAACGTCGAGACGGAGCTGGCGCGGATCGACGAGCTGGCCGCCCCGCTCGGTGAGCTCGACCCGGCCTGCCCCGCCGAGGAGCAGGCGCACATGCTCGCCGGTCACCTCTACGAGGGCCTGGGCTTCCACGGCAACGAAGAGGACTACTACGATCCGCGCAACAGCTACCTGGACGACGTCGTGCGCCGCCGCACCGGCATCCCGGTCACGCTCGCGCTCGTGATGATGGCGGTCGGACGCCGCGTCGGCCTGCAGGTCGATGGCATCGGCTTCCCGGGGCACTTCCTCGCCCGGATCGGCGGGGAGGACGGTGTGTTCGTCGACCCGTTCTTCGGGGGGCGGGTGCTCGACGACGCGGCCCTCTCGCGGCTCGCCGCGCGCATGCTCGGCAGCGCCGCGCGCCTCGACGCGGTCCACCTGGCGCCCGTGGGCATGCGCTCGATGGTGGTGCGCATGCTCGTGAACCTCAAGCACGCCCACGAGCGGCAGCGCGATCACGCGCGCGCGATGGTGGTCTGCGATCGGCTGGTCGACCTCACCGAGGACACCGCGTTCGTGCGCGACCGAGGCCTCCACGCGCTGGCGCTCGGCGCGCACAGCCAGGCGCAGGAGGATCTCGCCCGCTACCTGCTCAAGGAAGGCAAGACGGCCAAGGACGCGGCCCAGGTCCGCGCGGCGCTCGCTCGCGCGCAGGGCGGTGGCGGCTACGGGCCGAGCTGATAGTCTCTCCCCCGCATGTGGCGGAGCCTCGGGGGACTGTTGGCGCTGATCGCGCTCGCGACGGGCGCGCCCGGGTGTGGGCCCGGCATCCCCGCGCGCTTCGTGATCGAGCGCGACATCGACGGCTGGAGCTACCGGCGCTATCAGCGCGTGCTCGACGTCGAGATCGCGATGGCGGGCAACGCCGCGGTCGGTCACACGGCGACGTACGTGCAGCGCGCGTCGCGCAGCGGCCGCGGCACCAGCGTCCCCTACGCCAACGTCTTCGTCTCCGTCTACGAGCGGCCGCAGGGGCTCGCCGAGGAGGTGCGCCGCCAGGTCCGCGCGCTCGGGAGCTACCAGGCGTCCGTGCGCGGGCTGGGCGGGGGGCACGTCTGGTACCTCGACGCCGGCCCCGGCGATCGCTGGGCCCTCTGGGTGAGCGGCGCGCACGTGGTCAAGGTGGGCGCCTCGGACGCGACGGACGACGTGCCCGAGGCGGTGGTGAGCGCGTACATGGGCGTCTTCCCGAGTGACCTCGACGAGCACGGTCGGGCGCGCGACGGCACCGCCTCGGCGGGCGAGCCCCCCGGAGACAGCCCGACGGTGAGCGAAGAAGAGGCCGAGTTCGACGGCGCCGCGCCGAGCGGAGGCGACGACGACGAGGAGGTCCCCCACTTCCTGCGCGAGGACGCGCCGCGATGACCGGCCCCGGCGAGACGCGCCCCCCGCTCCACCTGGCGTCGGAGCCGCTCGCGCAGCTCTCGGCCTACCGGACCAAGCCCGATCCGGCGCCGGTCAAGCTCGACGCCAACGAGAGCCCGTGGCCGCTGCCCGAGGACGCGCGGCGACGGCTCGCGGAGCGCCTGGCCGACGTGCCGGTGCATCGCTACCCCGACCTGCTCGCCCGTGACCTCAAGCGCGCGCTCGCGGAGCGGCTCGGCGCGCGGCCGGAGGAGCTGCTGCTCGGCGTGGGGTCGGACGAGGTGATCGGCGTGCTGATGAGCGCGTTCGGGCGCGCCCCGGGCCGCGTCCTCTACCCGACGCCGACCTTCGTGATGTACCCGATCACCGCGCGCGTCCATGGCCTCGAGCCGGTGGAGGTCCCCCTCGCGCCCGACTGGTCCCTCGACGTCGAGGCCACCACGCGCGTCATCCGGCACGACACGCCGAACCTCATCTTCCTCGCCACGCCGAACAACCCGACCGGCAACCGCTTCGCGCCCGACGCGCTCGAGGCGATCGTGCGCGCGGCGCCCCGATCGCTGGTGGTGCTCGACGAGGCGTACGTCGCCTTCGCCGGAGAGAGCCTGGGCGGCTGGGTCGATCGCCACGCCAACGTGGGCGTGATGGGCACCCTCTCCAAGGTCGGCCTCGCCGGGCTCCGCGTCGGCTGGATCCGGATGCACGAGGCCCTCGTGAACGAAGCCGAGAAGGCGCGGCCGCCCTACAACCTCAACGCCTACGCACAGGCCGCCGCGACCGCGCTCCTGACGGAGATGCCCGAGCTGCTCGAGGCGCAGGTCGAGGCCATCGTCGCGGAGCGCTCCCGCCTCGTCGAGCTGCTCACCCCCCGGGTCGAGCGCGTGCATCCCAGCGAGGCGAACTTCGTGCTCGTCGAGGTGGACGACGCCGCCGCCGTGCACGCTGGCCTGCTCGAGCGCGGCGTGCAGGTGCGGCGGTTCGCGAACGAGCCGCGGCTCACCGCGTGCCTCCGGATCACGGTCGGCACCCCCGAGGAGACCGACCGATTGGTCGAGGCCCTCGACGCGCTCTCGTCGACGACCGCAACTTTGTGAACCGCGTGGGTCTCGGCGATACTCGCGCCATGACTTCCTCCGCACGCACCGCGCGCGCCCGCGCCGCGGTAGCCGCGCTCGCCCTGAGCGGGCTGCTCGGCGGCTGCGCCCAGAACGCCATCATGGAGCTTCAGATCGAGCTCCCGCCGGCGCCCGCGGGCAGCTCCGAGACCTTCGCGTACATCCAGGTCGCCACCCCCGCGGGCGGCTTCGACTTCGACGTCGAGTGGGGAGACACGGGGTTCAGCTTCCCCCTGACCGCCACCCGCCAGTGGGCCTGCGTCAGCGTCGTCAGCGGCGATCCCACCGTCGACGTGAACGCGCGCATCCGCTACTGCAGCGACCCCGAGTGCCTCGACGTGGCGGACGGGAACGCGCCCGAGTCCCGGGTCGCGATCGAGTCGCCGCTGTACATCGGCCGTCGCACCTTCGTGACGGTCGGCGTCCCTCAGGTCCCCGAGTGCGCGCTCGCGGCGGACTGCGGCGGCTTCGGCGCCTGCGAGAGCGGCCGCTGCGTCTGCGCCTCGGACGCGGACTGCACCGCGACGAACACCGAGTGCCGGGCGGGAGGCTGCGCCGAGATCGTGCCGCGCTGCAAGGTCGAGGGCTGCATCACGGGCGCCACCGACAACTACTGCGCCGACGACGGCTCGCACTTCTGCGAGCGCCTGGGCGCCGAGCCCCTCTCCTTCGAATGCGAGCTCGGCGAATGATGCGGCGCTGCTCACTGATCCTCGCGCTCGCCGCGCTGCTCCCGGCCTCGGCCCTCGCCCAGGGCGGTGGGCGCTGTGGGGAGCTCTCCCCGACGGAGATGGAGGAGGCGCGCGCGCTCTTCATCGCCGGCTCGGCCGCCGTCGAGGCGGGCCGCTGGTCCGACGCGGTCGCGAGCTACGAGCGCGCCTACCAGCTCTCGTGCGCGCCGTCCGCGCTCTACAACCTGGCGATGGCCTACCGGGCCCTCGGCCGCCATCGGGACGCCCGCGACGCCTTCGACCGGTTGATGGCGCTCCACCCCGACCTCAACGCCGATCTCCGCGTCAACGCGCAGCAATTTCGCCGCGAGGAGGCCTCGCGCGTCGCGGTGCTGGAGCTGGTCGGCATCGATCCCGACGCGCGCACCGAGATCAGCTTCGACGGCCGGGCGGTGCCGGACGAAGGGCAGCGCCCGGTGGTGGTCGAGACCGACGCGGGCTCCCACTCCCTCGTCGCGCGCCTCCCCGAGCATCAACCCTTCGTCTGGGAGGGCGCGCTCAGCGACGGCCAGCGGGAGACGGTCCAGGCCGTCTTCCGGCCGATCCCGACCGGCGATGACACCGTCGCGGTGGTCCTGCTCGTGGTCGGCGCCGTCGCGCTCGTCGGCGGCGGCATCGCGCTCGCGGTGCTGCTGCAAGAAGACGCGCAGTTGCAGCCGCTGAGCCCGTTCGTCGTCGAGCTCTGAGCGCCGACCCGGCGGCGCCGGCGTCGCAGTCAGAGCTGAACATTCGAGCGGGAGTGTTTCGAGAACGACGCACCAGATCGTGGAAGTCCCCCGCTGGGTGCTGCTATGCTGCTCGCGATGGGGCATGCCCGTCCAGCGACGGCGCCCGCTATCTACGGCCGCTACGAGACCCTCTTCCGCATCGCCGCCGGCGGTATGGCCGAGGTGTATGCGGCGCGTCAGCGCGGCGAGGCGGGTTTCCAGAAGCTGGTGGCGCTCAAGCGCATGCTGCCCCACCTCACGGATGACGAGCGCTTCGTGAACATGTTCATGGACGAGGGCCGCCTCGCCGCGAACATCGACAGCCCGAACGTCGTCAGCACCATGGATCTGGGACGCGCCGACGACGGCTCGCTCTACCTGGTGATGGAGCTGGTGGTGGGCGCGACGCTCAGCGCGCTGCTCCGCAACGCCGCCCGCGAGGGTGAGTCGGTCCCGACGGACGTCGCGGTCGAGATGATCGCCCAGGCCGCGCAGGGGCTGCACGACGCGCACGAGGCGCGCACCCCCTTCGGAGCCCCTCTGCAGCTCGTGCACCGTGACGTCTCCCCGCAGAACATCCTCGTCGGCATCGACGGTCGCGTCCGGATCACCGACTTCGGGGTCGCGCGCGCAGTGCTCCGCCGCACCAAGACGAGCACGGGCGAGTTCAAGGGCAAGCTCAGCTACTTCTCGCCCGAGCAGTGCGCGGACAAGGACCTCGACCGTCGCAGCGACGTATTCTCGCTCGGCGTCGTCGCCTGGGAGACCCTGACCACCCGGCGGCTCTTTCACGCCGAGAACCCGCTCGCGGTGCTCGAGCGCGTCACGCGCATGCCGATCCCGATGGCTCACTCGGTGCGCCCCGAAGTGCCGGCGGCGGTGGCGGCCGTGGTGCAGACCGCTCTCGAGCGTGATCGCGACCAGCGCTTCTCGACCGCCGCGGAGTTCGCGGCGGCGCTCCGCGCTGCGGCGCGGGAGGCCGCCGCGCCCCCGGATCGCGGTCGGGTGGGGGAGCTCTGTCAGCGCTACGGCGGCGAGTCGCTCGAGCGGGTGCAAGAGCAGCTCAAGGTGAGCCTCAGCAGCCCCAGCCTCCCGACGATCGACGACTTCGAGGCCGAGAAGACCGACATCTCGAGCGGGATCGTCATCCGTCCGGAAGACGAGGGGCCCCACCCCGCGACGCCGCGAGCGCCGAGCGGCAAGTCCAGTAAGCGGAGGGCGGCGCCGAGCCGCGCCCCGCTCGTCATCGCCAGCCTCGTCGCGGTGCTCGGGCTCGGCGTCGGCGTGACGGTCGGTGTGCTCGCGATGGGGAGCCAGGACACGACCGCCGCCGAGGCGGAGAGCGTCGAGGCCGCGGACCTCACGACCGAGAACGCCATCGCCGGCCCGAACCGCGTGGCGGCCGAGGTCGGAGGCGAGGTGGGCGGCGGCGTCGAGTCGAGCGAGTCCCCCGACGCTCCGACCGAGCCCGAGGCGGAAGAGGCCGACGGCGAAGCGGCCGACGGAGAAGAGACCGGCGCCACGACCGCGCGACGCCCTCGAGCGAGGCCGCGGCCCGCCGCGCGCGAGCCCGTCGTCGAGCGACCTGCCCCCGTGCAGCGCGCGCCGACGCGCCCGCGCCCACGCCCTCAGCCTCAGGCCGCCCCCGAGCCCGAGCCGCAGCCCGCGCCGCAGCAGCGCCGGCTGGGTCCCGGCCTGCAAGGGCTCGGCGACTTCGAGCGCGAGCTGGGCCGCTGAGGCGCTTCAGTTCGGCTCGGGCGGCGGGATCGTCTCGGTCCCGAGGCCGATCCCGGCCAGCATCTCGTTCGAGTCTCCCGCGCGCTCGCTGCCTGCGCTGCTGCTCGCGGGGAGCGCGGCGTCGGGCACGACCTCGCCGCTGATCCGATCGGGGACGGGCGGGAGCCGATCGCCGAACCAGCCGAAGAACTCGAGCATCCGACGCTTCCGCTTGGGCGGCAGGTAGTCGAAGTTCACGCCGCGGTCGCTGATCTCCCAGAACTCGCTGGAGCGCACCGCGAGCAGCTCGTTGCGGATGGAAGCCAGCCGCTCGGGGCTCTCGCCGTGCATGTCGCGGAAGACCTCCCGCGCCAGCTCCTCGTCGCCCTTGAGCAGATAGAACGTCGCCAGCTTGATCTGCGCCTTGCGCACGCCCCGGAGGCTGGTCTCCTGGACCTCGGACTCCGACTCGCGATCGACCTGGAGGAAGATCCGCAGCAGCTCGCGCGCGGCGGGGCTGTCGCGCTCGTAGGCCAGCTCGTTCAGCGAGCAGAGGTCGTAGGCCGCCGTCTCCAGGATGAACGGCAACTTGGCCGTGAACGAGACACCGCCGTAGTACTTGAAGTACCGCGCGATCTCGACCGCGTGCTTGCCGTCCGCGTACCCGAGGGCGCTCTCCGCGAGCAGCCGGTACTGGTTGAACACGTTGTACGCGGTGCGCACGTCCTTGGCGTTCACGGTGGAGCGCAGGTACGTGTTGAAGAACTTCACCGCGAGATCGAACAGCTCCCGGTGCCCGCTCGCCAGCGCCGCCTCCGCCACCAGCCGCGTGTTGATGGCGATGAGGTAGTTCATGTCGCGCATGCGGTTGAGCGCTTCGTTGTAGAGCGTCTGGTACTGGCGCAGCACCTTCATCTCGAGCCAGATCCGACGCTCCGTCACCGACTCGAGCACCGCGTTGGACATGGAGACGAAGTCGGGGTTGACGGCCAGATCGCCGACCACCGCGAACCAGGGCTCCGGCATGCGTGAGCGCATGCGCTGGTAGTCCAGCACCAGCTCGCGGAGCGCGTCGGCGCTCGCCATGGAGACGCCCTTGTCCTTGTGCTCCATCGCGTTGAGCGCCACGTCGGCGAGCTGCTCGATCCCGCGCACCGCCTCCGTCTGCTTGCGCTCGATGGTCCAGCTCGCGCGGCGCGAGTCGATGGTGTCGAGCGTGTGGCGTCGGATGCGCTCGACGATCTCCACCGGGTTGAGGAACTTGAACACGAAGGCGAAGTACGGGAGCAGGATCACCAGGCTCAGTCCGAGCATCACCATGCTCACCGCGCCGCCGACGAAGGGGACGAAGCCGAGCGTCGCGCCCTCCCCCATGTCGAAGACGATGCTGACCGCGAGGCACTGCACGGCGGTCACCACGAAGAAGCCCATCACCGCGAAGTTGATCGGCTCCGAGACGAACAGCTCGGTGATGCGGTGCGTGTAGCGGTTGCTCGCCAGCTCCACGATGATGGCGACGACCGTGATGGCGATGCCGAGGACGGCCGCGACCACCTCCGCCGCGTTGCTGATCGCGCCGAGCGCGGAGCTCGGGTT
It contains:
- a CDS encoding transglutaminase-like domain-containing protein, translated to MSSREQRAERVLDLVVAVREERASPEAAALLLARDAKPELNVETELARIDELAAPLGELDPACPAEEQAHMLAGHLYEGLGFHGNEEDYYDPRNSYLDDVVRRRTGIPVTLALVMMAVGRRVGLQVDGIGFPGHFLARIGGEDGVFVDPFFGGRVLDDAALSRLAARMLGSAARLDAVHLAPVGMRSMVVRMLVNLKHAHERQRDHARAMVVCDRLVDLTEDTAFVRDRGLHALALGAHSQAQEDLARYLLKEGKTAKDAAQVRAALARAQGGGGYGPS
- the hisC gene encoding histidinol-phosphate transaminase, which encodes MTGPGETRPPLHLASEPLAQLSAYRTKPDPAPVKLDANESPWPLPEDARRRLAERLADVPVHRYPDLLARDLKRALAERLGARPEELLLGVGSDEVIGVLMSAFGRAPGRVLYPTPTFVMYPITARVHGLEPVEVPLAPDWSLDVEATTRVIRHDTPNLIFLATPNNPTGNRFAPDALEAIVRAAPRSLVVLDEAYVAFAGESLGGWVDRHANVGVMGTLSKVGLAGLRVGWIRMHEALVNEAEKARPPYNLNAYAQAAATALLTEMPELLEAQVEAIVAERSRLVELLTPRVERVHPSEANFVLVEVDDAAAVHAGLLERGVQVRRFANEPRLTACLRITVGTPEETDRLVEALDALSSTTATL
- a CDS encoding tetratricopeptide repeat protein — its product is MRRCSLILALAALLPASALAQGGGRCGELSPTEMEEARALFIAGSAAVEAGRWSDAVASYERAYQLSCAPSALYNLAMAYRALGRHRDARDAFDRLMALHPDLNADLRVNAQQFRREEASRVAVLELVGIDPDARTEISFDGRAVPDEGQRPVVVETDAGSHSLVARLPEHQPFVWEGALSDGQRETVQAVFRPIPTGDDTVAVVLLVVGAVALVGGGIALAVLLQEDAQLQPLSPFVVEL
- a CDS encoding serine/threonine-protein kinase; protein product: MGHARPATAPAIYGRYETLFRIAAGGMAEVYAARQRGEAGFQKLVALKRMLPHLTDDERFVNMFMDEGRLAANIDSPNVVSTMDLGRADDGSLYLVMELVVGATLSALLRNAAREGESVPTDVAVEMIAQAAQGLHDAHEARTPFGAPLQLVHRDVSPQNILVGIDGRVRITDFGVARAVLRRTKTSTGEFKGKLSYFSPEQCADKDLDRRSDVFSLGVVAWETLTTRRLFHAENPLAVLERVTRMPIPMAHSVRPEVPAAVAAVVQTALERDRDQRFSTAAEFAAALRAAAREAAAPPDRGRVGELCQRYGGESLERVQEQLKVSLSSPSLPTIDDFEAEKTDISSGIVIRPEDEGPHPATPRAPSGKSSKRRAAPSRAPLVIASLVAVLGLGVGVTVGVLAMGSQDTTAAEAESVEAADLTTENAIAGPNRVAAEVGGEVGGGVESSESPDAPTEPEAEEADGEAADGEETGATTARRPRARPRPAAREPVVERPAPVQRAPTRPRPRPQPQAAPEPEPQPAPQQRRLGPGLQGLGDFERELGR
- a CDS encoding DUF2254 family protein is translated as MDPGGQRTSPFRIWLLPFSILVGTSLAVFVITFVIDTADEPDPAAVWRLLFHPNPSSALGAISNAAEVVAAVLGIAITVVAIIVELASNRYTHRITELFVSEPINFAVMGFFVVTAVQCLAVSIVFDMGEGATLGFVPFVGGAVSMVMLGLSLVILLPYFAFVFKFLNPVEIVERIRRHTLDTIDSRRASWTIERKQTEAVRGIEQLADVALNAMEHKDKGVSMASADALRELVLDYQRMRSRMPEPWFAVVGDLAVNPDFVSMSNAVLESVTERRIWLEMKVLRQYQTLYNEALNRMRDMNYLIAINTRLVAEAALASGHRELFDLAVKFFNTYLRSTVNAKDVRTAYNVFNQYRLLAESALGYADGKHAVEIARYFKYYGGVSFTAKLPFILETAAYDLCSLNELAYERDSPAARELLRIFLQVDRESESEVQETSLRGVRKAQIKLATFYLLKGDEELAREVFRDMHGESPERLASIRNELLAVRSSEFWEISDRGVNFDYLPPKRKRRMLEFFGWFGDRLPPVPDRISGEVVPDAALPASSSAGSERAGDSNEMLAGIGLGTETIPPPEPN